A window from Mycobacterium saskatchewanense encodes these proteins:
- a CDS encoding WXG100 family type VII secretion target, with amino-acid sequence MTINYQFGDVDSHGALIRAQAASLEAEHQAIVRDVLAAGDFWGGAGSVACQEFITQLGRNFQVIYEQANSHGQKVQTAGSNMASTDSAVGSSWA; translated from the coding sequence ATGACCATCAATTACCAGTTCGGCGATGTCGACTCGCACGGCGCCCTGATCCGCGCGCAGGCCGCATCGCTGGAAGCCGAGCACCAGGCCATCGTTCGCGATGTGCTGGCCGCCGGTGACTTCTGGGGCGGCGCCGGTTCGGTGGCGTGCCAGGAGTTCATCACCCAGTTGGGTCGTAACTTCCAGGTGATTTACGAGCAGGCCAACTCCCACGGCCAGAAGGTGCAGACCGCCGGCAGCAACATGGCGAGCACCGACAGCGCCGTCGGGTCCAGCTGGGCCTAA
- a CDS encoding ESX secretion-associated protein EspG — MDQQSTRTDITVNVDGFWMLQALLDIRHVAPELRCRPYVSTDSSDWLNEHPGMAVMREQGIVVGDEVHEQVAARMRVLAAPDLEVVALLSRGKLLYGVVEDENQPPGSRDIPENEFRVVLARRGQHWVSAVRVGSDITVDDVAIADSASIAALVMDGLESIHHAEPAAINAVNVPLEEMLEATKSWQESGFNVFSGGDLRRMGISAATVAALGQALSDPAAEVAVYARQYRDDAKGPSASVLSLKDGSGGRIAMYQQARTAGSGEAWLAICPATPQLVQVGVKTVLDTLPYGEWKTHRRV; from the coding sequence ATGGACCAACAGAGCACCCGCACCGACATCACCGTCAACGTCGACGGCTTCTGGATGCTTCAGGCACTCCTGGACATCCGGCACGTCGCTCCGGAGTTGCGGTGCCGGCCTTACGTCTCCACCGACTCCAGTGATTGGCTGAACGAGCATCCCGGCATGGCGGTGATGCGCGAGCAGGGCATCGTGGTCGGTGACGAGGTACACGAGCAGGTCGCCGCCCGGATGCGGGTTCTCGCGGCGCCTGACCTCGAGGTGGTCGCCCTGCTGTCCCGGGGCAAGCTGCTCTACGGCGTGGTCGAAGACGAGAACCAGCCGCCCGGATCGCGGGACATCCCCGAAAACGAGTTCCGCGTCGTCCTCGCCCGGCGCGGGCAGCACTGGGTGTCGGCCGTGCGGGTCGGCAGCGACATCACCGTCGACGACGTCGCCATCGCCGACAGCGCCTCCATCGCCGCGTTGGTCATGGACGGCCTCGAATCCATTCACCATGCGGAGCCGGCGGCGATCAACGCCGTCAACGTGCCACTCGAGGAAATGCTGGAAGCGACGAAGTCGTGGCAGGAGTCGGGATTCAACGTGTTCTCCGGCGGCGACCTGCGACGGATGGGCATCAGCGCCGCCACGGTGGCCGCCCTGGGTCAGGCGCTGTCCGACCCGGCGGCCGAGGTGGCCGTGTACGCGCGCCAGTACCGCGACGACGCCAAAGGCCCCAGCGCCTCCGTCCTGTCACTCAAGGACGGGTCGGGCGGCCGCATCGCGATGTACCAGCAGGCGCGCACCGCGGGTTCCGGCGAGGCGTGGCTGGCTATCTGCCCCGCCACACCCCAGCTAGTGCAGGTCGGCGTCAAGACGGTGCTCGACACGCTGCCCTACGGCGAATGGAAAACGCACCGAAGGGTGTGA
- the eccD gene encoding type VII secretion integral membrane protein EccD, with the protein MTAVVGVEAPQADVEGISQPRAVVVGIMAGEGVQIGVLLDANAPVSVMTDPLLKVVNSRLRELGETPLEAKGRGRWALCLVDGTPLRATQSLTEQDVYDGDRLWIRFIQDTEHRSQVIEHISTAVAANLSKRFAAIDPVVAVQVGASMVAVGVTSAAALLGWYRWHHNSWLPTVYAAVIAAVMLGVSLLMLMRAQTQQDRRVGDLLLLSTLAPLSVAAAAAPPGGVGSPHAVLGFGVLTISAMLALRFTGRRLGLYTAIVTVTLVTGIAALARMIANTSAVTLFTSVVLLCVLVYHGAPALSRRLAGIRLPVFPSATSRWVFEARPDLPTTVVRSEGGPPVLEGPASVRDVLLQAERARSFLTGLLVGLGVLMVVSLTALADPHTGQRWLPLLLAGFSAGFLMLRGRSYVDRWQAITLAVTAVLIVFTVVARYALVLQSPLAVSISAAILVLLPAAGLTAAAVVPNTIYSPLFRKFVEWIEYLCLMPIFPLALWLMNVYAAIRYR; encoded by the coding sequence ATGACTGCGGTAGTGGGAGTTGAAGCACCACAGGCTGATGTCGAGGGAATCTCGCAGCCTCGGGCGGTAGTGGTCGGCATCATGGCCGGCGAGGGCGTCCAGATCGGCGTCCTGCTGGACGCCAACGCCCCTGTCTCGGTCATGACGGACCCGCTGCTGAAGGTCGTCAACAGCCGGCTGCGGGAGCTCGGTGAGACGCCGCTGGAGGCCAAGGGCCGCGGCAGGTGGGCCCTGTGCCTCGTGGACGGAACGCCGCTGCGGGCCACCCAGTCCCTCACCGAGCAGGACGTCTACGACGGCGACCGGCTGTGGATTCGGTTCATCCAAGACACCGAGCACCGCTCCCAGGTCATCGAGCACATCTCGACCGCGGTTGCGGCGAATCTCAGCAAACGATTCGCCGCGATCGACCCCGTCGTCGCCGTGCAGGTGGGCGCCTCGATGGTGGCGGTCGGCGTCACCTCCGCGGCCGCCCTGCTGGGCTGGTACCGCTGGCACCACAACTCGTGGCTGCCCACTGTCTACGCCGCCGTGATCGCCGCAGTCATGCTGGGAGTCTCGCTCCTGATGCTGATGCGGGCGCAGACCCAGCAGGACCGCCGCGTGGGCGACCTGCTGCTGCTGAGCACGCTCGCCCCGCTGTCGGTGGCCGCGGCCGCGGCGCCCCCGGGTGGAGTGGGTTCACCCCACGCCGTGCTCGGTTTCGGCGTGCTCACCATCTCTGCGATGCTCGCCCTGCGCTTCACCGGGCGCCGGCTGGGGCTCTACACCGCGATCGTCACCGTCACCCTGGTGACCGGTATCGCCGCCCTGGCGCGAATGATCGCCAACACCAGCGCCGTGACCCTGTTCACGTCCGTCGTGCTGCTGTGCGTGCTCGTCTACCACGGGGCGCCGGCGCTGTCGCGGCGGCTGGCGGGCATCCGCCTGCCCGTGTTCCCGTCGGCCACCAGCCGGTGGGTGTTCGAGGCGCGTCCCGACCTGCCCACCACCGTGGTGCGCTCCGAGGGTGGCCCGCCGGTCCTCGAGGGCCCGGCGTCCGTCCGCGACGTCCTGTTGCAGGCCGAACGGGCCCGCTCCTTCCTGACCGGCCTGCTCGTCGGGCTGGGCGTGCTGATGGTGGTGTCCTTGACCGCGCTGGCCGACCCGCACACCGGACAGCGCTGGCTGCCGCTCCTGCTGGCCGGGTTCAGCGCGGGCTTCCTGATGCTTCGCGGCCGCTCCTACGTGGACCGCTGGCAGGCCATCACCCTGGCAGTGACCGCCGTGCTGATCGTGTTCACGGTGGTGGCCCGGTACGCGTTGGTCTTGCAGTCGCCGCTCGCCGTCTCGATCAGCGCGGCCATCCTGGTGCTGCTGCCCGCGGCGGGCCTGACGGCCGCGGCCGTGGTGCCCAACACCATCTACAGCCCGCTGTTCCGCAAGTTCGTGGAATGGATCGAGTACCTCTGCCTCATGCCGATCTTCCCCCTGGCATTGTGGTTGATGAACGTTTATGCAGCCATCCGATACCGCTAG
- a CDS encoding type VII secretion-associated serine protease mycosin has protein sequence MQPSDTASRKVRRGRATRVTIAALLLASGALAGLPPAYAISPPTVDPAAVPPDGPPGPPAPMKQNSYCTEVGVLPGTDFRLQPKYMDLLNLQEAWQFGRGAGQKVAVIDTGVTPHPRFPHLIPGGDYVMGGDGLSDCDAHGTIVASMIGAAPANGVAAPPAAPRRPVTIPTTEPPPKAPPPQTVTLSPLPQTVTMVPPPPSDAPPPGPFGAPPPPPQGPPPGPGAPAAPGAPAAPGAANHGGGTVTIPSYSGGGRIAAVDNQRGPRPLDPAPKPPPPPAPAPSAAPDAFSGIAPDVDIIAIRQSSQAFGLKDAYTGDEDPQTRAKIDDVETMARAIVHAANLGASVINISDVTCMSARNIIDQRTLGAAVRYAAVDKNAVIVAAAGDTSKKDCKQNPAFDPMQPKDPRDWSGVTTVVTPAWFSDYVLTVGAVDTDGRPLTQGGQGQGSTSVSGPWVGLAAPGTDVVGLSPRDDGLINAIDGPDNSLLVPSGTSFSAAIVSGVAALVRAKYPQLSAYQVINRLERTARAPARGVDNQIGYGLVDPVAALTWDVPDGPLKPPQRLSAPLNIPRATPGRDMVPVWVAAGGLTGALLIGGAIFGTTTLMKRSRKQQ, from the coding sequence ATGCAGCCATCCGATACCGCTAGTCGCAAGGTGCGGCGTGGTCGCGCGACCCGCGTGACCATCGCCGCGCTCTTGCTTGCTTCGGGTGCCCTGGCCGGGCTGCCCCCGGCGTACGCGATCTCACCTCCTACGGTCGACCCGGCCGCGGTGCCGCCGGACGGCCCGCCCGGGCCGCCGGCGCCCATGAAGCAGAACTCGTACTGCACTGAGGTGGGTGTCCTGCCGGGCACCGACTTCCGACTGCAGCCGAAGTACATGGACCTGCTGAACCTCCAGGAGGCGTGGCAGTTCGGGCGCGGTGCCGGGCAGAAGGTTGCGGTCATCGACACCGGTGTCACCCCGCACCCGAGGTTCCCGCACCTGATCCCGGGCGGCGACTACGTGATGGGCGGCGACGGCCTGTCCGACTGCGACGCGCACGGCACCATCGTGGCGTCGATGATCGGCGCGGCCCCGGCCAACGGCGTGGCGGCGCCGCCCGCGGCGCCGCGCCGGCCGGTCACGATCCCCACGACCGAGCCGCCCCCCAAAGCGCCTCCGCCGCAGACGGTGACACTGTCGCCTCTGCCGCAGACCGTCACCATGGTGCCCCCGCCGCCTTCGGACGCTCCGCCTCCCGGACCCTTCGGAGCCCCGCCACCGCCGCCCCAGGGCCCGCCGCCAGGGCCGGGTGCTCCGGCAGCCCCGGGCGCTCCGGCGGCCCCGGGCGCGGCCAACCACGGCGGCGGCACGGTCACGATCCCGAGCTACTCCGGTGGCGGGCGGATCGCCGCGGTCGACAATCAGCGCGGCCCGCGGCCGCTGGATCCGGCGCCCAAGCCGCCCCCGCCGCCGGCGCCGGCTCCCTCGGCCGCGCCCGACGCCTTCAGCGGGATCGCACCGGACGTCGACATCATCGCGATCCGGCAGTCCAGCCAGGCCTTCGGCCTCAAGGACGCGTACACCGGTGACGAGGATCCGCAGACGCGGGCGAAGATCGACGACGTCGAGACCATGGCGCGGGCGATCGTGCACGCCGCCAACCTGGGGGCCTCGGTGATCAACATCTCCGACGTGACCTGCATGAGCGCGCGCAACATCATCGACCAGCGCACGCTGGGCGCCGCGGTGCGGTACGCGGCCGTCGACAAGAACGCCGTCATCGTGGCCGCGGCCGGCGACACCAGCAAGAAGGACTGCAAGCAGAACCCGGCGTTCGATCCGATGCAGCCGAAGGACCCCCGCGACTGGAGCGGAGTCACGACTGTCGTGACGCCGGCCTGGTTCAGCGACTACGTCCTGACCGTCGGCGCGGTCGACACCGACGGCCGGCCGCTGACGCAAGGCGGCCAGGGCCAGGGGTCGACGAGCGTCTCCGGCCCGTGGGTGGGGCTCGCCGCGCCCGGGACCGATGTCGTCGGGCTCTCGCCCCGGGACGACGGCCTGATCAACGCGATCGACGGCCCGGACAACTCGCTGCTGGTTCCGTCCGGCACGAGCTTCTCGGCCGCAATCGTGTCCGGGGTCGCCGCCCTGGTCCGCGCCAAGTACCCGCAGCTCTCGGCCTACCAGGTGATCAACCGCCTGGAACGCACCGCCAGGGCGCCCGCACGCGGCGTCGACAACCAGATCGGCTACGGTCTCGTCGACCCGGTGGCGGCCCTGACATGGGACGTTCCCGACGGTCCGCTCAAACCGCCGCAGCGCTTGTCGGCCCCGTTGAACATTCCTCGTGCGACACCGGGCCGCGATATGGTGCCGGTGTGGGTCGCCGCTGGCGGGCTCACCGGTGCGCTACTGATCGGCGGGGCGATCTTCGGTACCACGACGCTGATGAAGCGATCGCGGAAGCAGCAATAA
- the eccE gene encoding type VII secretion protein EccE has product MKAQRSFGLSLAWSRVTAVFLVDILILVVASHCPESWQGEHRIAFWVGVGLAVLVTLLSLVTHHGLTVTAGLASWLWDWSADPGSSLAAGCTPAADYQRKYGRDKVGVRGYQGRLVTVIAIDGGEDPAGRHRHRTSQAALLVQSVAAGLRQFDINLDGIDIVSVKVRRGGPEDSAAELSKLDDWGPEEWGLVTDQPASYVRRTWLVLRMNPQRNVAAVATRDSLASTLVAATERLAQDLDGQSCAARPLTADELVEVDKAVLANLEPTWSRPGWRHLKHFNGFATSFWLTPSDISTETLEDLFRPDTDATVLTIRLTSWAGRPQVSAWVRYHSDGRLPREVSAGLNRLTGRQLAAVRASLPAPTIRTQLVVPSRGLHDDDELVLSVGQVQESSAGVPAAQ; this is encoded by the coding sequence ATGAAGGCTCAGCGCAGTTTTGGGTTGTCTTTGGCGTGGTCGCGCGTCACTGCGGTGTTCTTGGTCGACATCCTGATCCTGGTAGTGGCCAGCCACTGCCCGGAATCGTGGCAGGGCGAGCATCGCATCGCGTTCTGGGTCGGTGTCGGTCTCGCGGTACTGGTGACGCTGCTGTCACTGGTCACCCACCACGGCCTCACGGTGACCGCGGGGCTGGCCTCGTGGCTGTGGGATTGGTCCGCGGACCCGGGCAGCTCGCTGGCCGCGGGCTGCACCCCGGCGGCCGACTACCAGCGCAAGTACGGGCGCGACAAGGTGGGTGTGCGCGGCTACCAGGGTCGCCTGGTCACCGTGATCGCGATCGACGGCGGGGAGGACCCGGCGGGACGTCATCGCCATCGCACCTCGCAGGCCGCCCTGCTCGTGCAGTCGGTCGCCGCCGGACTGCGCCAGTTCGACATCAACCTCGACGGCATCGACATCGTCTCGGTGAAGGTACGCCGCGGGGGCCCGGAAGACAGCGCCGCCGAGCTGTCGAAGCTGGACGACTGGGGCCCCGAGGAGTGGGGGCTGGTGACCGACCAGCCGGCCTCATACGTTCGCCGCACCTGGCTGGTGCTGCGGATGAACCCGCAGCGCAACGTCGCCGCCGTGGCGACCCGCGATTCGCTGGCATCGACGCTGGTCGCGGCTACCGAGCGGCTGGCGCAGGATCTCGACGGCCAGAGCTGTGCGGCGCGGCCGCTGACGGCCGACGAGCTCGTCGAGGTCGACAAAGCCGTGCTCGCCAACCTCGAGCCCACGTGGAGCCGCCCGGGATGGCGACACCTCAAGCACTTCAACGGGTTCGCGACCAGCTTCTGGTTGACGCCCTCGGACATCAGCACTGAGACGCTGGAGGACCTGTTCCGTCCCGACACCGACGCCACCGTGCTCACGATCCGGCTCACGAGTTGGGCCGGCCGGCCGCAGGTGTCGGCCTGGGTGCGCTACCACAGCGACGGCCGACTGCCGCGGGAAGTCTCGGCGGGGCTGAACCGGCTCACCGGCCGGCAGCTGGCGGCGGTGCGCGCGAGCCTGCCCGCCCCCACGATCCGCACGCAGCTGGTCGTGCCGAGCCGTGGTCTGCACGACGACGATGAGCTGGTCCTGTCCGTCGGTCAGGTGCAGGAGAGCTCGGCGGGCGTGCCCGCGGCGCAATGA
- the eccA gene encoding type VII secretion AAA-ATPase EccA yields MTRSQSIAEDARNALVAGLLASGISVNGLQPSHNPQVAAQMFTTATALDPGMCDAWLARMLAGEQSIEVLAGAWAAVRTFGWETRRLGVTELQFRPEVSDGLFLRLAVTSVESLACAFAAVLAEAKRYEEAAKLLDGVEPRQPFEEELFAYVRGVLFFRTGRWPDVLLQFPEGKQWRQPELKAAGAAMATTALASLGVFEEAFRRGEAAIEGDRVPGAANIALYTQGMCLRHVGREEEAIELLRRVYSRDPKFAPAREALDNPNYRLVVTDPETIEARTDPWDADSAPSRAQTEAARHAVEAAKYLAEGDAELNAMLGMERAKREIKLIKSTTKVNLARAKMGLPVPVTSRHTLLLGPPGTGKTSVARAFSKQLCGLTVLRKPVVVETSRTKLLGRYMADAEKNTEEMLEGALGGAVFFDEMHTLHEKGYQQGDPYGNAIINTLLLYMENHRDELVVFGAGYAKAMEKMLDVNQGLRRRFSTVIEFFSYKPDELVALTKLMGQENQDIITDEDVEVLLPSYTKFYLDESYSEDGDLIRGIDTLGNAGFVRNVVEKARDHRSFRLDDEDLDDVLASDLTEFSNAQLLRFTRLTREDLAEGLGAAVAENKSS; encoded by the coding sequence ATGACGCGCTCGCAATCAATCGCCGAAGACGCCCGTAACGCACTGGTCGCCGGGCTGCTGGCATCCGGTATCTCGGTGAACGGGCTGCAACCGAGCCACAACCCCCAGGTCGCGGCGCAGATGTTCACCACCGCGACCGCCCTGGATCCCGGGATGTGCGACGCCTGGCTGGCGCGGATGCTCGCCGGCGAGCAGAGCATCGAGGTGCTCGCGGGAGCGTGGGCTGCCGTCAGGACGTTCGGCTGGGAGACGCGCCGGCTCGGCGTGACGGAGCTGCAGTTCCGGCCCGAGGTTTCCGACGGCTTGTTCCTTCGGCTGGCCGTCACCAGCGTCGAGTCGCTGGCCTGCGCATTTGCCGCCGTCCTTGCCGAGGCCAAGCGCTACGAGGAGGCGGCGAAGCTGCTCGACGGCGTCGAGCCGCGCCAGCCGTTCGAGGAGGAACTGTTCGCCTACGTCCGCGGTGTGTTGTTCTTCCGCACCGGACGCTGGCCCGACGTGCTCCTGCAATTCCCGGAGGGGAAGCAGTGGCGCCAACCCGAGCTGAAGGCGGCGGGCGCGGCGATGGCGACGACGGCTTTGGCCTCCCTCGGGGTCTTCGAAGAGGCCTTCCGCCGCGGCGAGGCCGCCATCGAAGGGGACCGCGTGCCCGGCGCGGCCAACATTGCCCTCTACACCCAGGGCATGTGCCTGCGGCACGTCGGCCGGGAAGAAGAGGCCATCGAGCTGCTCCGCCGGGTCTACTCGCGCGATCCGAAATTCGCCCCCGCCCGGGAGGCGCTGGACAACCCCAACTACCGGCTCGTGGTCACCGACCCCGAGACGATCGAGGCCCGCACCGATCCGTGGGACGCGGACAGCGCGCCGAGCCGCGCCCAGACCGAGGCGGCCCGCCACGCCGTGGAGGCCGCCAAGTACCTGGCCGAAGGGGATGCCGAGCTGAACGCGATGCTCGGCATGGAGCGTGCCAAGCGTGAGATCAAGCTGATCAAGTCGACCACCAAGGTGAACCTGGCGCGCGCCAAGATGGGACTGCCGGTGCCCGTGACGTCGCGCCACACCCTGTTGCTGGGCCCCCCAGGTACCGGCAAGACGTCGGTGGCGCGCGCGTTCAGCAAGCAGCTGTGCGGGCTGACCGTGCTGCGTAAGCCCGTGGTGGTGGAAACGAGCCGCACCAAGCTATTGGGCCGGTACATGGCCGACGCCGAGAAGAACACCGAGGAGATGCTCGAGGGCGCTCTGGGCGGGGCGGTGTTCTTCGACGAGATGCACACCCTGCACGAGAAGGGCTACCAGCAGGGCGACCCCTACGGCAACGCGATCATCAACACCCTGCTGCTCTACATGGAGAACCATCGCGACGAGCTGGTTGTCTTCGGCGCCGGCTACGCCAAGGCGATGGAGAAGATGCTCGACGTGAACCAGGGTCTGCGCCGGCGTTTTTCGACCGTTATCGAGTTCTTCAGCTACAAGCCGGACGAGTTGGTCGCGCTGACAAAGCTGATGGGGCAGGAGAACCAGGACATCATCACCGACGAGGACGTCGAGGTGCTCCTGCCGTCGTACACGAAGTTCTACCTGGACGAGAGCTACTCGGAAGACGGGGACCTGATTCGCGGCATCGACACGCTCGGTAATGCCGGCTTTGTGCGGAACGTGGTGGAAAAGGCCCGCGATCACCGCAGCTTCCGCCTGGACGACGAGGATTTGGACGACGTGCTGGCCAGCGACCTCACGGAATTCAGCAACGCTCAGTTGCTGCGGTTCACCAGGCTCACCCGCGAAGACCTCGCGGAGGGCCTGGGCGCGGCGGTAGCCGAAAACAAGTCGAGCTAG
- a CDS encoding PPE family protein produces MDFGALPPEINSTRMYFGPGSAPMLAAAAAWDGLAAELHSTASSYQTVISGLVGEGWLGPASTTMAAAVSPYMLWMTLTGVKAEQTSAQASSAAAAYEAAFAMTVPPAAVAANRAQLAALVATNLLGQNTPAIAAAEAQYGEMWAQDAAAMYGYAASSASAADLKSFVQPPQTTNPTGQTDQASAVTQATGAPAASGAQETLSQLTSAVPAALQQLATPAADGPTSLWDFLDSNFVNGFVSAGYTSPAIVQQTVTASMADINAVAVAGEPGATALPPMGAGSGNETWAPLGTPVVPYSSAVAPLGSPAVPDVQFGGVSAGVNQAAAVGRLSVPQAWTVAAQVENHAGAALSGGGWNSTTLPETPAGVPGMPGIPAVSNAGRHFGNGPRYGFNVTVMPRPPAAG; encoded by the coding sequence ATGGACTTCGGAGCATTGCCGCCGGAAATCAATTCCACGCGAATGTATTTTGGTCCCGGCTCGGCACCGATGCTGGCCGCCGCGGCCGCCTGGGACGGCTTGGCCGCCGAACTGCATTCGACGGCGTCGTCGTATCAAACCGTGATTTCGGGGCTGGTCGGTGAGGGCTGGCTGGGGCCCGCGTCGACAACCATGGCGGCAGCCGTCTCGCCGTACATGCTGTGGATGACTCTCACCGGGGTGAAGGCGGAGCAAACCTCGGCCCAGGCATCGTCGGCGGCCGCCGCATACGAGGCGGCGTTCGCCATGACGGTACCTCCGGCGGCGGTCGCGGCCAACCGCGCTCAGCTTGCGGCGTTGGTGGCGACCAACCTGCTGGGCCAGAACACGCCCGCGATCGCCGCGGCCGAGGCTCAGTACGGCGAGATGTGGGCGCAGGATGCGGCGGCGATGTACGGCTACGCCGCGAGTTCGGCGTCGGCGGCCGACCTGAAGTCGTTTGTGCAACCGCCCCAGACGACGAATCCCACGGGACAGACCGATCAGGCCTCGGCCGTCACCCAGGCCACCGGCGCGCCGGCGGCCTCCGGCGCGCAGGAGACCCTCAGTCAGCTGACGTCCGCGGTTCCGGCGGCGCTGCAACAACTAGCGACGCCGGCGGCCGACGGCCCGACGAGCCTCTGGGACTTCCTGGACTCGAACTTCGTCAACGGGTTCGTGTCGGCGGGGTATACCAGCCCCGCCATCGTCCAGCAGACCGTGACGGCGTCGATGGCCGACATCAACGCGGTGGCCGTCGCCGGGGAACCGGGAGCCACCGCACTGCCGCCAATGGGCGCCGGTTCCGGCAACGAGACCTGGGCGCCGCTGGGCACGCCCGTCGTGCCATACAGCTCGGCCGTCGCGCCGCTCGGCTCGCCGGCCGTGCCGGATGTGCAGTTCGGCGGCGTCTCGGCCGGCGTGAACCAGGCGGCAGCGGTTGGGCGTTTGTCCGTGCCGCAGGCCTGGACCGTGGCCGCTCAGGTGGAAAACCATGCCGGCGCGGCGCTTTCGGGTGGCGGGTGGAACAGCACCACCCTGCCGGAGACCCCGGCCGGCGTACCGGGCATGCCGGGCATCCCCGCCGTGAGCAACGCTGGGCGCCACTTCGGCAACGGGCCGCGGTACGGATTCAACGTGACGGTCATGCCGCGCCCGCCGGCCGCCGGCTAG